CATCGATCATTTTGTTACACTGAGTGCGTTTCGTCCCCGATATTACGATGAGCCAATAATCAAAATCGATTCACTATCGAATAAAAATGGTTATGAAAATGTCACTAATGAAAAAGGAGGGGCGGAAACCCAAACTGATGGGCAAATAATAGACGATGAAACTGCTCAATTCAAGAAGGCGTTGGGAGATTTATGTTCATTCAAGAAGTTATTCATGGTGGATGACTCCTTATGTCTCATACTGGACACACATGGGGTTTTGCTAATAAATAGGTTTGAGATCAAAAACACcaagaatttattgaaaaattccaagGATACAATCCGAATAATACCACATGATTTCGGATTGATTAATGATACAATTGTGATAATCAATAACATAGACGTGGATACAAAAAATGTCTGTAGCCTCGCCTTTCATTTGGTAGTAACATCAATGGCAGGAGAGATAACTGTTTTTAAGGgggaatttttcaatggctCCAGATTGGGGAGAATAAAACTGTGTGATTCACTGAAGttaaatagaaaagatCGCTTTGTAGACAAACTTGCTTTGATTGATTATGATGGTTTCAACACACCAAAAAGACGGTTGGACTACAATGAAAACGAtctttattcatttattgTAAAAAAGGTGAAAAAAGACTAGTTTGAGCTGCTTGGAGGTCCATTACATTAAATCATAGAAGATGAACAGCAAAAAGTTTCTAAGAAGTATTCACGTATATGTATATgcgttattattattattattattattattactattttcGTTCTTATAAATATTTAGTATTactatcattattattcattgatattgttattattacttgATCGTAACAAGAGCCTTGATCGCAACAAGAATATGTAAGAAATTTACACGTTAGTTTCCTTAATCACCAAATTACGTATTATGTCAATATTCTTTcattaagaaaatataatataacCAAGAATAGCCTGCTTAAAGGGCTTCTTTGTTAGAgtttatcttcttttgcCCAAGGTACCACTTCTATAAGGTTGATAGGAATTATAGTTTCTATAATTGGAAGAGATGGAAATGTCGTTGTTATCAACATATGTAGAAGGGTTATATCTGGAGCCATACATATTTTCAGAAACCGACGAGACGTTGATCTTTGTATTCTGATATCGCGAGTTTTTACTGGTGCTGTTGCTTATTGATAATGTCTCGCCTCTTATGGTGGGTTGAATGACATTACGCTTTTGGTAAGGGGGTGGATGGAAATTTGATGCTCTATATTTATTTCTGCTACCATTTGAATGATCATTGTGTGAACGTCTTTTGTGAGAAATTCTCGGTAGTGGCTCCTCATCGTATATGGATCCGCTGAACTGGTagttttcatcttcttttgaatttctgtTAATATGACTGTAATATTCTTGTTTTAACTCAGTTGATAAGTTGGAACCAGTAAACGCGCTTCCATCCTCATTAGGTACTCTAGAtgatcttttttctttgcaatCGTCCCCGAAGTGCCCCTTTTCACCACAATTGTAGCAATATATAGTATGAAAGGGAAGGACTTTTGGTTTTGTCgcttcattatcatcaattaAGATATAAGCTCTCCATATACTAGGAcatctttcttttgagtgTTTATTACTTTTACAGAGAGAGCACTGcacttttttccatttgtgTGGACATTGAGACCTGTAATGACCCACTTCGTCACACTTTGAACACTTTATAGCCTTGGGACAATGTTGAGAATAATGGTCATCTGTAGAGCCACAATATGAACATATTATATGCGGACAATCCTTCTTCAAGTGACCCCTTTGAGAGCAATTATTACACTTTGGTGCAGCTTCTTTGATAGCATTTTTGTCGTCATCGCTTACACCAAAATACCTACCCTGTCCTCTAAGAGCTCTTAATTCGCTAGGATTATTATTTACTTCCTCTATTGAGGGCGCCACAAGTTTATCGGAAGGAGTTGTAGGTGCCGTATCGACAACAAATGGTAATGAGTTTTTATCCATGAGAGGGAGTGTTCTGGGCGGGCTGCTGTTGTAGTGTAAAGGGCTTTCTTCTCTGATGCAACTCGTTAAATTTATGTTCTTCAAATTGCCCACCACTATTTTACGAGTGAAAGATCCATCACCCGGATTGGTGCATGTGGTTAATTATAGTAAAACGGACACACATACGTAATATTAAAGGTATGGATCGCTACGAAGGAGCATTCTTGACAATACGTTTTCGTTAGGTATGAACTATAGATATTACATGAGGTGTATTTAAGGATATAGATACATGGAGAGAAAGAACAATCGGACGCTCATCTGTAGTCATTGTCAGGCTCATTTGGATCAATTTTAAAGATTTTGTCCGGGTTCATGATTCTCTTTGGATCAATAGCCAGCTTAATCTTTCTCATCAAATCAACAGGTGCCTCGCCGAGC
The Saccharomyces mikatae IFO 1815 strain IFO1815 genome assembly, chromosome: 4 genome window above contains:
- the AIR2 gene encoding TRAMP complex RNA-binding subunit (similar to Saccharomyces cerevisiae AIR1 (YIL079C) and AIR2 (YDL175C); ancestral locus Anc_7.281); translated protein: MDKNSLPFVVDTAPTTPSDKLVAPSIEEVNNNPSELRALRGQGRYFGVSDDDKNAIKEAAPKCNNCSQRGHLKKDCPHIICSYCGSTDDHYSQHCPKAIKCSKCDEVGHYRSQCPHKWKKVQCSLCKSNKHSKERCPSIWRAYILIDDNEATKPKVLPFHTIYCYNCGEKGHFGDDCKEKRSSRVPNEDGSAFTGSNLSTELKQEYYSHINRNSKEDENYQFSGSIYDEEPLPRISHKRRSHNDHSNGSRNKYRASNFHPPPYQKRNVIQPTIRGETLSISNSTSKNSRYQNTKINVSSVSENMYGSRYNPSTYVDNNDISISSNYRNYNSYQPYRSGTLGKRR